A stretch of the Bacillus sp. FJAT-18017 genome encodes the following:
- a CDS encoding NupC/NupG family nucleoside CNT transporter, translated as MDIVRGLIGLAFIFALGYLISFDRKNIRYKPIGIMIVLQLVISFICLNTAGGIKVLGVISGFFSWLMEQAVGGVSFVFGGIALESGGFVFFFNVLLPIVFISALVGILNYIKVLPFIIKWTGKAISKITGMGELESYFAPSTAILGQPEVFITIKEEMKRLKPQQLYTICASAMSAVSAAMLASYMTMVPGKFVVVAVFLNIFSALIISCIVNPYDPKEVNIGETEIDNDQEKEPFFQVLGNYILDGFKLAVTVAAMLIGFISLVTLLNNSFDYLFSITFTEILGWVFSPIALLIGIPFDEMVKVGGIMATKLITNEFVAMGELAKVAETLSPKAHAMISTYLISFANFGTLGIVSGSIKAIDMNQGKIVAKYSIKLLIGATMASMLTATIVGLFF; from the coding sequence ATGGACATTGTTAGAGGATTAATTGGTTTGGCTTTCATCTTTGCCTTAGGGTATTTGATTAGCTTTGATAGAAAAAATATTCGATATAAACCGATAGGCATTATGATAGTTCTCCAGCTCGTTATATCGTTTATTTGTTTAAACACTGCCGGCGGGATTAAAGTTCTCGGTGTAATTTCCGGCTTTTTTAGTTGGTTGATGGAACAAGCAGTGGGAGGCGTCAGTTTTGTATTTGGTGGCATTGCACTCGAATCTGGCGGTTTTGTTTTCTTTTTCAACGTACTCTTGCCGATCGTTTTTATATCAGCCTTAGTTGGGATTTTAAATTACATCAAGGTTCTGCCATTTATTATTAAATGGACAGGAAAAGCAATAAGCAAGATAACCGGAATGGGAGAACTTGAGAGTTACTTTGCACCTTCAACAGCGATTTTAGGACAGCCTGAAGTATTTATTACGATTAAAGAAGAAATGAAAAGATTAAAACCACAACAACTTTATACGATTTGTGCCTCGGCAATGTCAGCTGTCAGTGCAGCGATGTTAGCATCCTATATGACAATGGTTCCAGGTAAATTTGTCGTTGTTGCCGTATTTTTAAATATTTTTTCTGCGTTGATTATTTCGTGTATTGTAAACCCTTACGATCCCAAAGAGGTAAACATTGGGGAAACTGAAATAGATAACGACCAGGAAAAAGAACCGTTTTTCCAGGTGTTAGGAAATTATATTTTGGACGGTTTTAAATTAGCGGTTACTGTAGCGGCGATGTTAATAGGTTTTATTTCCTTAGTCACTTTGTTAAATAACTCATTTGATTATTTATTTAGTATTACCTTTACAGAAATCTTAGGCTGGGTTTTCTCCCCCATTGCTTTGTTAATCGGTATTCCTTTTGATGAAATGGTTAAAGTTGGCGGTATCATGGCCACTAAACTGATTACAAATGAATTTGTGGCAATGGGAGAGTTAGCAAAAGTAGCTGAGACATTGTCTCCTAAAGCACATGCGATGATTTCCACCTATTTAATTAGTTTCGCAAACTTCGGTACGCTAGGAATTGTTTCTGGCTCAATTAAAGCCATAGACATGAATCAAGGAAAAATAGTTGCCAAGTATTCTATTAAACTTTTGATTGGCGCTACAATGGCTTCCATGCTAACAGCAACCATTGTTGGATTGTTCTTTTAA
- a CDS encoding nucleoside hydrolase: METKKVILDCDPGHDDAIAIILAASKVSNLKIEAITTVAGNVEVEKNTLNTLKVCDIIGLNDVPVAQGAEKPLIKARAIAEEIHGETGLDGPKLPENPTKKAVDQHAVDLIIEKVLASDGDITLVPTGPLTNIALAMIREPKIVPKIKEIVLMGGGTFGNWTPAAEFNIWVDAEAAKVVFESGVPIAMFGLDVTHQAIATNEIIANLAKIDNVVAHFVVELLKFFSKTYKEVFDFEGWPIHDACTVAYLIDPSIFEMKYVHVGIETKGELTYGMTVVDTLAVTGNQPNVHFASQLDSTKFWDLFTKSLTSYSR; the protein is encoded by the coding sequence ATGGAAACAAAAAAAGTGATTTTGGATTGTGATCCTGGACATGATGATGCGATTGCAATCATTTTAGCTGCCTCAAAAGTAAGCAATTTGAAAATTGAGGCGATTACTACTGTCGCAGGAAATGTCGAGGTTGAAAAAAACACGTTAAATACTTTAAAAGTATGCGATATTATTGGTCTAAACGATGTACCGGTCGCTCAAGGAGCAGAAAAACCTTTGATTAAAGCTCGGGCTATTGCTGAAGAAATTCATGGCGAAACGGGGTTGGACGGCCCAAAACTGCCTGAAAACCCGACTAAAAAAGCGGTCGACCAGCATGCTGTTGATTTAATTATTGAAAAAGTATTAGCATCGGACGGCGATATTACCTTAGTTCCTACCGGTCCACTGACAAACATCGCTTTAGCGATGATCAGGGAACCTAAAATAGTTCCAAAAATAAAGGAAATCGTCTTAATGGGTGGCGGGACCTTTGGAAACTGGACGCCAGCTGCTGAATTCAATATTTGGGTTGATGCCGAAGCGGCAAAGGTTGTTTTTGAAAGCGGTGTGCCAATTGCAATGTTTGGATTGGATGTCACCCACCAGGCAATTGCAACCAACGAGATTATCGCTAATCTCGCTAAAATTGATAACGTAGTAGCTCATTTTGTTGTGGAATTATTAAAGTTTTTCTCAAAGACTTATAAAGAAGTGTTTGACTTCGAGGGCTGGCCAATCCATGATGCTTGTACGGTTGCTTACTTAATAGATCCTTCTATTTTTGAGATGAAGTATGTTCATGTGGGCATTGAAACAAAAGGAGAACTCACTTATGGCATGACGGTCGTTGACACATTAGCTGTCACTGGAAACCAACCGAATGTCCATTTCGCTTCACAATTAGATTCAACTAAATTCTGGGATTTATTTACAAAGTCACTCACATCCTATTCTCGTTAA
- the rbsK gene encoding ribokinase, which yields MKNSAITVIGSINVDLVTVTKRLPDQGETIAGETFHTKSGGKGANQAVAAARLGANVQMIGCVGDDQNGSAMLENLVNEKVSTRMITKIPNTNTGVANIILSNHDNRIIIVPGANQKVTPEYVKQFEQEILTSALVLIQFEIPLETVLYCLDLCASHQIPIIVNPAPAETIPYEYWNKATYITPNEGEATQLFDFYTMSADLNDKLIITKGEHGVSYHKNNERLLIPAYTVTPVDTTGAGDTFNGALCVALTEQQSLESAVKFANAASALSIQKFGAQDGMPTRAEVEAFLG from the coding sequence ATGAAGAACTCTGCGATTACTGTTATTGGAAGCATTAATGTTGATTTGGTTACGGTCACGAAGCGCTTGCCAGATCAAGGAGAGACGATTGCCGGAGAAACTTTCCATACGAAGTCCGGCGGCAAAGGGGCAAATCAGGCGGTAGCAGCTGCTCGATTAGGGGCGAATGTCCAAATGATCGGCTGTGTCGGTGATGACCAAAATGGCTCTGCGATGCTAGAAAATTTGGTTAACGAAAAAGTGTCAACGCGGATGATTACAAAGATTCCGAATACAAATACAGGTGTAGCGAATATTATCTTGTCCAATCATGATAATCGAATCATTATCGTACCAGGTGCGAATCAAAAGGTAACCCCGGAATATGTTAAACAATTTGAACAAGAAATTCTTACCAGTGCTCTTGTTCTCATTCAATTTGAAATACCGCTTGAAACGGTGTTATACTGCCTGGATTTATGTGCGTCACATCAGATTCCAATTATCGTTAACCCGGCGCCAGCCGAAACAATACCTTATGAATACTGGAATAAAGCTACATATATCACCCCGAACGAAGGGGAAGCCACTCAGTTGTTTGACTTTTATACGATGAGCGCTGATTTGAATGATAAATTAATCATCACTAAAGGAGAACATGGCGTTTCTTATCATAAGAACAATGAACGATTGCTGATTCCCGCTTATACTGTTACCCCAGTTGATACGACTGGGGCAGGCGATACGTTCAATGGAGCGTTATGTGTGGCGCTGACTGAACAGCAATCGTTGGAATCTGCGGTGAAATTTGCTAATGCAGCGTCTGCGCTATCCATTCAAAAATTCGGTGCCCAGGATGGCATGCCTACACGTGCGGAAGTTGAAGCTTTCCTAGGCTAG
- a CDS encoding nucleoside hydrolase, with translation MEKRKIIIDTDPGIDDAYAIVAALAYEGFDVLGITVAAGNVGLDNCVNNALGLVNLMNADCLVYPGAEAPLKLLMQKQTYQLEGLVHGEGGLGTVTLPPDFSRKSETHAVEFILESVKANPGEVELITLGPLTNVALAIQKDLDTMKKVKKIWSMGGGVRLGNRTPVAEFNYWADPEAAKLTYDEIGEHVEINMIGLDVTHQTRFTLDDLFFLRTECGEVGELLSEMSNLYLENYWKALRTTGVIIHDLVAVMLAIDPSLSSEDDVFRQVNLKMECEGICKGQTVVQLAPNVKDTEPKNATVYMGIDNSAFKKAFFKLCFPEAYVLYNKYIA, from the coding sequence ATGGAAAAAAGAAAAATCATCATTGACACGGACCCTGGCATTGATGACGCGTATGCCATCGTTGCGGCATTAGCTTATGAGGGATTTGATGTACTAGGGATCACTGTGGCAGCCGGGAATGTCGGCTTGGATAATTGTGTGAATAATGCGTTAGGTCTTGTTAACTTAATGAATGCGGATTGTCTCGTTTATCCGGGTGCTGAGGCACCTTTGAAACTGTTGATGCAAAAGCAAACTTATCAATTAGAAGGTTTAGTGCATGGCGAAGGGGGGCTTGGAACAGTTACCCTTCCTCCTGACTTTTCGAGAAAATCCGAAACACATGCTGTCGAATTTATTTTAGAAAGTGTTAAAGCAAACCCGGGAGAGGTAGAATTGATTACGTTAGGCCCGCTGACGAATGTTGCTTTGGCGATTCAAAAGGATCTTGACACCATGAAAAAAGTGAAAAAGATCTGGTCGATGGGGGGAGGCGTCCGGCTTGGAAACCGCACTCCGGTAGCTGAATTTAATTATTGGGCAGATCCAGAAGCAGCGAAACTGACCTATGATGAAATTGGCGAACATGTTGAAATCAATATGATTGGCTTAGATGTTACCCACCAAACTCGCTTTACTTTAGACGATTTATTCTTTTTACGCACCGAGTGTGGCGAGGTGGGAGAACTATTAAGTGAGATGTCCAATCTCTACCTGGAAAACTATTGGAAAGCTTTGCGCACCACCGGGGTTATTATTCATGACTTAGTGGCGGTCATGCTTGCCATTGACCCCAGCCTAAGCAGCGAAGATGATGTTTTCAGACAAGTGAATTTAAAAATGGAATGTGAAGGAATTTGTAAAGGACAAACAGTCGTGCAATTAGCGCCAAACGTAAAAGACACCGAACCTAAAAACGCTACCGTTTATATGGGTATTGACAACAGCGCCTTTAAAAAGGCCTTCTTCAAACTATGCTTCCCAGAAGCCTATGTGCTCTATAACAAATATATAGCGTAG
- a CDS encoding ABC transporter substrate-binding protein, which produces MKKKWLGITLTAVLTLGSLAACSGTKEETSNSGGGNGDKITYWAPFSGADGPRMKKIVENYNKSQDKYEVDFQVVPQSDYYKTVDLSLSGQKSGPDVLIVHTDQMKNYADKNLLKDLGDTIEKTGLKAEDYSETAWNAGNIDGKQYSIPLDIHPLIMYYNKDLFEAAGLDPENPPTNREEFVEAAKKLTDPSKNQYGFVVPTLWPNQFIFPTILFQNGGELMKDGKPNYNSPEAVEALTFYSDLIHKEKVSPKNVQQDGEVTLFLQGKNAMHLNGPWMMEQWDKAGINYGVAEVPQLGTKQQAVYANGHNFVIPASVKDTEKLEGISDFLKFVADNTMEWAKSGQAPASKAIYEQNEEFKQMEQQPIVAKEFEYAQFAPLVANWGQLSEPLWAEVNLALLGQKDPQKALDDANKKAEQILNK; this is translated from the coding sequence TTGAAAAAGAAATGGTTAGGTATCACGTTAACTGCAGTTCTAACACTTGGATCTCTGGCAGCTTGTTCCGGAACCAAAGAGGAAACTAGTAATTCTGGTGGAGGCAATGGCGATAAAATTACGTACTGGGCTCCTTTCTCTGGCGCTGATGGCCCGCGAATGAAGAAAATTGTTGAAAACTATAATAAGTCGCAGGATAAATACGAAGTGGACTTTCAAGTTGTTCCTCAGTCTGATTATTATAAAACAGTTGACCTCTCTTTATCAGGTCAAAAGAGTGGACCTGATGTGTTAATCGTCCATACAGATCAGATGAAGAATTATGCTGATAAAAATTTATTGAAAGACTTAGGCGATACAATTGAAAAGACTGGCTTGAAAGCAGAAGATTATTCGGAAACTGCCTGGAATGCTGGAAATATTGATGGAAAACAATATTCCATTCCTTTAGATATCCATCCTTTGATTATGTATTATAACAAGGACTTATTTGAAGCAGCGGGTTTAGACCCGGAGAATCCGCCAACCAATCGCGAAGAATTTGTTGAGGCAGCTAAAAAACTGACTGATCCTTCAAAGAATCAATATGGATTTGTCGTACCAACACTATGGCCGAACCAATTCATTTTCCCGACGATTTTATTCCAGAATGGCGGCGAATTAATGAAGGATGGGAAGCCAAACTACAACAGCCCGGAAGCGGTTGAAGCGTTAACGTTTTATAGTGATTTGATTCATAAAGAAAAAGTTTCACCTAAAAATGTCCAGCAAGATGGTGAAGTTACCCTATTCTTGCAAGGCAAGAATGCGATGCATCTAAATGGCCCTTGGATGATGGAACAATGGGATAAAGCTGGTATTAACTATGGCGTAGCTGAAGTCCCTCAGCTTGGAACAAAACAACAAGCTGTTTACGCGAACGGACATAACTTTGTTATCCCTGCCTCTGTAAAAGATACAGAAAAATTAGAAGGTATTTCTGATTTCCTAAAATTCGTTGCCGATAACACAATGGAATGGGCTAAATCAGGACAAGCACCTGCTTCAAAGGCTATTTATGAACAAAACGAAGAGTTCAAACAAATGGAGCAGCAGCCGATTGTTGCAAAAGAATTTGAATATGCCCAATTCGCTCCTCTTGTTGCGAACTGGGGCCAATTATCTGAACCACTATGGGCGGAAGTAAACCTTGCCCTGCTTGGCCAAAAGGATCCGCAAAAAGCCTTGGACGATGCAAATAAAAAGGCTGAGCAAATTTTGAATAAGTAA
- a CDS encoding carbohydrate ABC transporter permease, which yields MSKSTWKSQLTSSLFVLPYLILFIVFLLVPIGYGVYMSLTNWDLLNPQHEFVGLKNYLNIFDGDSYLNGLFFEGLKNTLQFVVYAVPLLIIVGLALALLVNALPGKIRGFFRTVYFIPYAVSVSVVAIIWLWILDTNSGLINQYLLKFGMPMIPWLTELPYAWISLVIATLWWTIGFNMVIFINALNDVPEELYEAGSLDGASRWQRFVHITLPSIRPTMLFVTITSTIASFNIYGQPFLMTRGGPGTETKVLLMNIVDEAFEQRQLGHAAAMSILMALIMIVISIVQFKLTNRKE from the coding sequence ATGAGTAAATCAACCTGGAAATCACAATTGACCTCAAGTCTGTTTGTTCTTCCTTACTTGATATTATTTATTGTTTTCCTTTTAGTTCCAATAGGCTATGGAGTCTATATGAGTCTTACTAACTGGGATTTATTAAATCCGCAACATGAATTTGTCGGATTAAAAAATTATTTGAATATCTTTGATGGGGATTCCTATTTAAATGGTTTGTTTTTTGAAGGGTTAAAAAATACTCTCCAATTTGTTGTTTATGCTGTCCCATTATTGATTATTGTTGGATTGGCGCTGGCATTGTTAGTAAATGCCTTGCCAGGAAAAATTAGAGGATTTTTCCGTACCGTTTATTTTATTCCTTATGCTGTTTCTGTGTCAGTTGTAGCAATCATTTGGCTGTGGATTCTGGACACGAATAGCGGGTTAATCAATCAGTATTTACTTAAATTTGGCATGCCAATGATTCCATGGCTTACGGAACTCCCATATGCCTGGATTTCACTCGTCATTGCAACACTGTGGTGGACTATTGGGTTTAATATGGTCATTTTTATTAACGCATTAAATGATGTACCAGAGGAACTATACGAAGCTGGGTCGCTTGATGGAGCAAGCCGCTGGCAGCGTTTTGTCCATATCACTTTGCCAAGCATTAGACCGACGATGCTCTTCGTCACGATTACCTCGACGATTGCCTCATTTAATATTTATGGACAGCCATTCCTCATGACGCGGGGCGGTCCGGGAACGGAGACAAAGGTTCTATTAATGAACATTGTGGATGAAGCTTTCGAACAGCGGCAATTGGGCCATGCTGCAGCCATGTCTATCTTAATGGCATTGATTATGATTGTTATTTCAATCGTACAATTCAAATTAACCAATCGAAAGGAGTAG
- a CDS encoding carbohydrate ABC transporter permease, whose translation MHRKLFKVLTVILAIFVGLVFILPILWMLATSFKTDQEAFTAGIKWLPEVFTLENYQYTLAGNTDTPVLKWMGNSLFVGLTGTLIVLFVDTLAAYGLARLNVPFRKTLISIFIGSLTIPWVITFLPLYMEFNALGLLDTYAVLILPYSANAFGVFLLYQYFKGFPKELEEAAFLDGANKWQVFVKVVLPSAKPVIWTLAIFTFMTIYNDFLWPLVTTNSPEMRTITTGIAIMQQGSFVSSPGRLMALTSIATIPAVLLFIIGQRSFIKGVNQTGIK comes from the coding sequence ATGCATAGAAAATTGTTTAAGGTACTCACCGTCATTCTAGCCATTTTTGTAGGCTTAGTATTTATCCTTCCGATTTTATGGATGCTGGCTACTTCATTCAAAACGGATCAGGAAGCATTCACCGCAGGCATCAAATGGCTGCCGGAAGTATTTACACTTGAGAATTATCAGTATACGTTAGCAGGAAATACCGATACGCCTGTATTGAAGTGGATGGGGAACTCGCTTTTTGTAGGGCTTACCGGCACGTTAATCGTCCTATTCGTTGATACATTGGCAGCATACGGGCTGGCACGGCTTAATGTACCGTTTAGAAAGACACTAATTAGCATATTTATTGGTTCCTTGACCATTCCTTGGGTTATCACGTTTTTACCGTTGTACATGGAATTCAATGCACTCGGTCTTCTAGACACATATGCAGTATTAATTCTTCCATATTCGGCAAACGCTTTTGGGGTATTCTTGCTTTATCAATATTTCAAGGGGTTCCCGAAAGAGCTGGAAGAAGCAGCCTTCCTGGATGGGGCCAATAAATGGCAAGTATTTGTAAAAGTGGTTCTGCCTTCAGCGAAGCCTGTAATTTGGACTTTAGCCATCTTTACGTTTATGACAATCTATAATGACTTCTTATGGCCTCTTGTCACAACGAATTCTCCAGAGATGAGAACAATTACAACAGGGATTGCTATCATGCAGCAGGGCAGCTTTGTCTCTTCACCGGGAAGGTTGATGGCATTAACGTCGATTGCAACCATTCCGGCCGTTCTATTGTTTATTATTGGCCAGCGCTCGTTTATTAAAGGAGTCAATCAGACCGGTATTAAATAA
- a CDS encoding glycoside hydrolase family 2 protein produces MLVPRNEYPRPQFVRKEWMNLNGEWDFAFDDKNIGVKEKWFNNENAFDRKITVPFAYQTQLSGINDSGFHDQVWYRREFTVPKSWDHQRVMLHFGAVDYRAWVYVNGQYAGFHEGGHVGFSFDITEHLTWGNENVVVRVEDPSTDETIPRGKQFWIEKSDSIWYTRTTGIWQTVWLEPVSSASITKLRFTPDIDRGDIIVEFEVAGDSTNKQVEIEITFKGERVANDSIEILEAYNKRAINLYNRKVFRTAFHHDGWNWTPENPNLFDIKLTLKDEETILDEIDSYFGMRKIHAENGMVYLNNKPYYQKLVLDQGYWPQGLLTAPTDEDLKKDIELALEMGFNGCRKHQKVEDPRFLYWADKLGFLVWGECAASPSYSEDAAARLTKEWIEIIERDYNHPSIVAWVPVNESWGVPFIKANKQQQHHSLAMYHLVHSLDQTRLVISNDGWEQTETDICAIHNYAHGSSDEKAKYEEFKDSLSTKENLLDSKPARRGIYADGFEHKGEPILLTEFGGIGFKVGDDHGWGYTSVKDEQEFVADYLRVMEAVYASKALHGFCYTQLTDVEQEINGLLSYNREPKCELAKIREINDMWISGIVKK; encoded by the coding sequence ATGCTAGTACCTCGTAATGAATATCCAAGACCGCAATTTGTAAGAAAAGAATGGATGAATTTAAACGGCGAATGGGATTTCGCTTTTGATGATAAAAATATTGGTGTAAAGGAAAAATGGTTTAATAATGAGAATGCTTTTGATCGGAAAATTACGGTTCCGTTTGCTTACCAAACACAATTAAGCGGAATAAATGATTCTGGTTTTCATGATCAGGTGTGGTATCGCCGTGAATTTACAGTTCCAAAAAGCTGGGATCATCAGAGGGTCATGTTGCATTTTGGAGCGGTAGACTACCGGGCATGGGTTTATGTCAATGGCCAGTATGCCGGTTTTCATGAAGGAGGCCACGTAGGTTTCTCCTTTGATATTACCGAACATTTAACATGGGGTAATGAAAATGTAGTGGTGAGAGTGGAGGATCCTTCCACAGACGAAACCATTCCTAGAGGAAAGCAGTTCTGGATTGAAAAATCGGATTCCATTTGGTATACCCGTACTACTGGTATCTGGCAAACCGTTTGGCTGGAGCCAGTTAGCTCAGCTAGTATTACAAAACTAAGGTTTACGCCAGATATCGATCGTGGAGATATTATTGTAGAATTCGAGGTTGCTGGTGACAGTACGAATAAGCAAGTAGAAATAGAAATCACCTTTAAGGGTGAAAGAGTTGCTAATGATTCAATTGAAATTTTAGAGGCATATAATAAACGCGCAATTAATCTGTATAATCGCAAAGTTTTCAGGACAGCCTTCCATCATGACGGCTGGAACTGGACACCTGAAAACCCAAACCTATTTGATATTAAACTCACTCTAAAAGATGAAGAAACAATTCTTGACGAGATTGACTCATATTTTGGTATGAGAAAAATTCATGCTGAAAATGGAATGGTCTACCTGAATAACAAACCATATTATCAAAAATTAGTCCTTGACCAAGGCTATTGGCCTCAAGGGTTATTGACAGCTCCTACGGACGAGGATCTCAAAAAAGATATTGAACTTGCATTGGAAATGGGTTTTAATGGATGTAGAAAACACCAAAAGGTAGAGGACCCGCGTTTCCTTTATTGGGCTGATAAGCTTGGTTTCCTTGTCTGGGGGGAATGTGCTGCATCGCCATCCTATAGTGAAGACGCAGCGGCCAGATTGACGAAAGAATGGATTGAAATTATTGAACGAGATTATAATCATCCGTCAATCGTAGCTTGGGTTCCAGTGAACGAAAGCTGGGGAGTCCCATTCATCAAGGCGAATAAACAGCAGCAACACCATTCTTTAGCGATGTACCACCTTGTTCACTCTCTGGATCAAACCCGTTTGGTGATTTCAAATGATGGCTGGGAGCAGACCGAAACGGATATTTGTGCGATTCATAATTATGCTCACGGTTCGAGTGATGAAAAGGCCAAATACGAAGAATTTAAGGATTCTCTTTCCACAAAAGAAAATCTCCTTGATTCCAAACCAGCCAGACGTGGAATCTATGCTGATGGATTTGAGCATAAAGGCGAACCTATTTTGCTTACAGAATTTGGAGGCATTGGTTTTAAAGTCGGTGACGACCATGGCTGGGGCTATACATCTGTAAAAGATGAGCAGGAGTTTGTCGCTGATTATCTTAGGGTAATGGAAGCTGTTTATGCTTCAAAAGCGCTGCATGGCTTTTGTTATACCCAATTAACGGATGTGGAACAAGAAATCAATGGACTATTATCGTATAACCGAGAACCAAAATGCGAATTAGCAAAAATCAGGGAAATCAACGATATGTGGATTTCTGGTATTGTGAAAAAATAA
- a CDS encoding ROK family transcriptional regulator, which translates to MINDIRTGSFERMKQHNQSSVLNTIRIKEPISRADIAKLTKLTKPTVSSLVSELIEQDLITEEEAATSTIAGGRKPILLRINYSAYYIIGVYAAAEVVRVIMSTMDGKIITSISQEITELPTKDEFLEIVIEKIDYVIHHSKIERSLILGIGFAMHGLVDPVQGVAIFSPHLHLEDIPIKETLEREFNLPVLVENDVRSLAIGESWFGQGQNVSDFICLSVGRGVGSGIFINDEIYRSSFNTAGEIGHTIIELDGEKCQCGNNGCLEAYASESAILKKAKMGLNDHPESLIHEWLIDSKTDISLEMVFKAAREGDSFAISILEETGNSLGLAAANMVNLLKPSMLILEGYIFEQGDFVVTPLKNMIEKYTFKSPHEHISVVCSELGKTGMALGAVVLILHKLFKTESV; encoded by the coding sequence ATGATTAACGATATTAGAACCGGAAGTTTTGAAAGAATGAAGCAGCATAATCAATCATCGGTTTTAAACACGATTCGCATAAAAGAACCAATTTCGAGGGCGGATATTGCCAAATTAACAAAGCTGACAAAACCAACTGTCAGTTCATTAGTTAGTGAATTAATCGAACAGGACCTGATAACAGAGGAAGAGGCAGCCACTTCGACTATTGCTGGCGGCAGAAAACCAATCCTGCTTCGTATTAATTACTCAGCTTATTATATAATCGGCGTTTATGCAGCAGCTGAAGTGGTCCGGGTCATAATGAGTACGATGGATGGAAAAATCATTACTAGTATCAGCCAGGAAATAACCGAACTCCCAACAAAAGATGAATTTTTGGAGATCGTCATTGAAAAAATTGATTATGTCATCCATCATTCAAAGATTGAACGGTCTTTAATTCTTGGAATCGGTTTTGCCATGCACGGGTTAGTTGACCCGGTTCAAGGTGTCGCCATCTTTTCCCCGCACTTGCACCTTGAGGATATACCTATAAAAGAAACGCTGGAAAGAGAATTCAATCTTCCTGTTTTAGTTGAAAATGATGTACGGTCACTGGCCATCGGCGAAAGCTGGTTTGGACAAGGCCAGAATGTCTCGGATTTCATTTGTCTAAGTGTAGGTCGCGGTGTAGGATCCGGTATCTTTATAAATGATGAAATTTATAGAAGTTCCTTTAACACCGCAGGAGAAATTGGCCATACTATCATAGAATTGGATGGAGAAAAATGCCAATGTGGAAATAATGGTTGTCTGGAAGCATATGCATCAGAATCCGCCATTCTTAAAAAGGCAAAAATGGGTTTAAATGATCATCCGGAATCCTTAATCCACGAATGGTTAATAGACAGCAAAACGGATATTTCATTAGAAATGGTATTTAAAGCAGCAAGAGAAGGCGACTCTTTTGCTATTTCCATCTTAGAAGAAACCGGGAATTCACTCGGCCTGGCAGCAGCGAATATGGTTAATCTCCTTAAGCCTTCCATGCTGATTCTAGAAGGATATATATTTGAACAAGGGGATTTTGTTGTAACTCCATTAAAAAATATGATAGAGAAATATACATTTAAAAGTCCCCATGAGCATATTTCTGTAGTTTGTTCGGAATTAGGGAAAACAGGGATGGCGCTAGGAGCAGTGGTATTGATTTTACACAAACTGTTCAAAACAGAATCAGTATAA